A segment of the Anaerolineae bacterium genome:
AGGTCCCGGACGTAATAATTTATCCCGGAGAAATCAATGGTATTGACCATTTTGTCCACCGTCTCCCCCCTTCCCAAGGGGAAAGCAAGCTTGCCTTCGGTTACGGCTTTGAGGAAAAGCCTGTTGAAGAGCAAATCCAGCAACCTTGCCATCGCCCTATCCAGGGGGAATGAAGGCTGAGCGGGGTCAAATACACGCATGTTATATGCCAGGCCGACCATTGCTTGTGGCTGGAGGCGGTGGATAGCGTGGTAGGCGGCGGCGTGGGCTTCGGCCATGTTCCTCATAACTTTTAGGGCCAAAGCGAAATCCTTCTTCTGGGGTGGCCAATAGGCGATCATATAACCTTCGTAAGCGTAAACATTGGGCTCGTTAATGGTGCACCAGAGATCACATAAATCCCCGAGAGCATCCACCACTTTAGTTACGAACCGCTCAAAGAGGGGAATTATTTGGCGGTTCTCCCATCCCCCTTTAGCTGCCAGCCAACGAGGGTTAGTGAAATGGTGCAGGGTCACCATGGGCTTGAGGCCATTCTGGTGCATGAACTCCAGAATCTGGCGGTAGCGTGTCAGGGCTTTCTCATTCCACACCCCTTCCTGGGGTTCTATACGGCTCCATTCCACCGAGAGACGGTGGGCGTTCTGGCCCATCTGGGCGGCGATGGCCAAATCCTCTTCAGCTCTGTGCCACCAATCGCAGGCTGCCCCTGAAGTTGAGCCATCCTTTATGTGCCCCGGGACCTTTTCCCATTCCCACCAATCGTTATTATCGTTATACCCTTCCACCTGGTGAGCGCTCGTAGCAGTCCCCCAAAGGAAACCA
Coding sequences within it:
- a CDS encoding glycoside hydrolase family 1 protein, which codes for MYTFPPGFLWGTATSAHQVEGYNDNNDWWEWEKVPGHIKDGSTSGAACDWWHRAEEDLAIAAQMGQNAHRLSVEWSRIEPQEGVWNEKALTRYRQILEFMHQNGLKPMVTLHHFTNPRWLAAKGGWENRQIIPLFERFVTKVVDALGDLCDLWCTINEPNVYAYEGYMIAYWPPQKKDFALALKVMRNMAEAHAAAYHAIHRLQPQAMVGLAYNMRVFDPAQPSFPLDRAMARLLDLLFNRLFLKAVTEGKLAFPLGRGETVDKMVNTIDFSGINYYVRDLVAFDIRRPGEFFVRRFPSPGGDKGPEDWGEYYPDGLYRFVMELAMLKKPIYVTENGCPDSTDEVRPRFLLRHLLALWRAIQDGAPVKGYFFWTLVDNFEWAEGWSRRFGLIALNEKTQERKMRPSGELYARICKANAITQDMLTEWGI